Below is a genomic region from Hevea brasiliensis isolate MT/VB/25A 57/8 chromosome 3, ASM3005281v1, whole genome shotgun sequence.
TCAGTAATAGTCATGATAagctcaaaataagaaaatactaaacCAATCTAACTGGCAATATAAAACCAACACTAACTAGGAATTTCTAAACAATAGAATTCTCAAATAATTAGAAAATGCTACTTCGTAAGTAAATttcctaaataatagaaaaataaacatcttaattttaatatgaaaaataatatcaaaataatCCATAAATTTAATTTTCCTTGATTGCATCAATCTGTTAGCAATTAAGCCAATTTTAACCAAAAATAACTTAAGAACCATTATGGGTGAAATTGACATAAACTGACCTGACACAAAATGCAATATTTACCAAACAAATTGGGTTGGGTAGCTGAAATTTGGGCCAGTTTGAACTGTCTATTAAACGAACTTAAATTGTGTCGATTTGAAACCTACACAGACAGTCCCAAACTGAAATGTTTTATGTCTAGCTAGCAAGTTGCAATATATATTGCTTAAAAAGtttagggggttgggtttgtgctacTTCTGCTGTTGTTTTGTGTATTTTACTGGAAGAAGATGCGTGGGTTTTCAAAGATCAGGGTTTGTCTTTGTAGTTATTgtgtcataaaattattttttcagtTTCATTTTAGAGGGATATCTTTGCGTCCAGAATTATTAGAGAACTTACTTTTGTTTTTTAACTTATCATTGTTCGTTACATTTAGGGAAGGATGCCTTTTCCTTTACATTGTTATCATGATGTTTTTGTTTGTCATTAAAAAATTTCTCTTttacaccaaaaaaaaaaaaatctcatttacaaatttttcttttaCCAAACAAATAATGATACTATTATTGACTGGAACTCATAAGCTCAAAAGCATAAAATAGATAGTATTTTGCTTCAGTTAGCAACTAGTAGCAGATCTTGTTAAGCTGACTGAACATAATCTACTAACTAATGTAGTAAATGAGTTATCTTGTTAAGTTGACTGAACATAATCTACTAACTAATGTAGTAATTTACTATGTATTTACAGGTATGAGTTATGATTTTGCCACATCTTATGCAGACCGTTATAGAATTTTTCACATGTATtgctcttttattattattattattattattattattattattattattattattattattattattattattattttatatcttcctCTGAAGACGACTTAAGTTGTTATTTTATCATATTCGGTTGATGGGGAGTAATGAACTATATAGCTCTCTTTGATATGGTGCATTGATTGTTTTGGAAGCATTGATCATGTTCTAACTGATGTTTTGTTAATTCATCTCTTAACCTGTAAGACAAAATTTCAAGTCTGATCAAGAATGCTGTTGGATACTGATGGTTTAATGGAACTATAAGGCCTTAACGCGGCTTGAAGGGGTTTCACATTTTTTCATTGCCTTTGTGGTACTTAATTATGGTTTTTTGGATGCATTAACAGGGAGTCCTAAGAGTGAACGTGGCACTAGTCCATTCTCTTCAAGGGGAGATCCTGCAAAAGCTTCTGAGCGTCAACATAGAAGGAAGGATGAGAGAGAATATAGGGATTCTGGTCGTAGTCAGTCTGGCAAAGATTCATATCGACATTCTGATCGATATTCCTCTAGGAATTCCCATGGTTATTCTAGGCACGATGAGTACAGCAGACATGAGAAGCGTGCAGATGATGAAGAGAGACATTACCAGGGATCATCCCATTCCGGTATGGAATCAAGGCGTGCTGGTCACTCTGATCatacaagagaagaaagtgaacgtGGTAGGTCAAGAGACTATGTGCGAAATGTAGACAAATACTCCCGTGATAGATATGATGGTTCAGGGCATAGAAGTAAGGATAAAGAGAGAGACTCATTTTCCCTAGACCGTCAGAAATTTAGGGATAAGGATTCATCTCCTGACAGAGCTGGCTCTGGTAGGAAACATACACTCACAACCTCTGAAGATAAGGATAGGGACCGGCACAGGCAGGACAGAGATGGTTGGGATGAGAAAAGGAATTATCATAGGAGTTCTGGAGACTACAAAAGTGATCGTCGAAATGATTCTGGAAGGGATCATGATGTGCATCGCTATAGAGATTCTTATAAGGATGACCAAAAGGATCTAAACGgtcaaaaggaaaagaagaaacatGATGACTGGGATGCTAACAGGGACAAGGATAGATATGAGCAGAATGAAGATAAACCtgtttttgggagtgaaaaacaagagtcTATAGCTAAAAAGCCCAGGTTATTTAGCTCTGAAAGGGATGCTGATTACAATAAAGATGGTAATCATTTGGTTATTTCCTATGATTTATTGTATTTCATGATATTGTTTTCTTGGTTGTTTTACAAGGATTTGTTATTTAAATCTTTTAGTTACAAAGTCCTCTACAACTGCAGGTGATGAAAAGCAATCTTCAAAGCAAGTTGGGGTTGATGCTAAAGTCATCGGAGGAGAGGCACATGTGAATAACTCGGAGGGTGCCAATGACCTAAATGCAGCAAAGGTTGCTGCAATGAAAGCTGCTGAATTAGGTACCTGATGCCTTCATCTCCATTTGATATCTTATATCAGTGCAACTGCTCTAATGTTCTATTTTACATTTACTCTTTTGCACCATGATGTGAAATAAGGGAAGTAAGTGTTCTACATAACTTGACAAATTGGGATTTGAAACATCTGCTTTGGTTTATGTCCTTAAGAAGGTTTAGTAGTAGTCTTCTTATATTCTTGTATGATCCCAGGAAGTAGCTGTTATATTGTCTTCAATCTTATATTGGTCTAGGGTTATTTGTTTTTTCTCTGTGTTAACTAAAGGATGTTTACTGTGATATTGCTCTAGATGGCTAGAAATTGTTCTGTACAGgtgaaatatttattttgttgTTTCTCTGTTAGAAAAAATGAGCTATGAGCTTTGACAGTGTTATGTAACATACATTAACTACCTCAACTTTTAGGTGGCTGATTTTCATTTTTAGTGCTGGTACTCTATGTGACTTGGCTTGGCATCATATGGTGTAAAAAAATAAGACAAGtgttagaatttaattttttatgtggTAAATGGAACTTGGATTAGTTGTTTACAAATTACTTGAGATTCCATTCTAAAAATCGGAGACTCAATTATGTGAATTAGAAACACAATCATTGAGTGGTTGCCATTAGTAGAGGATGTCAAATGTTCAAATTTGTTGTATTTTGGAATTTGTACATGTGGTGTGTTTGGGCATTGATTTATGAAAGGGGGACAGGTGGGTGGGCTCATTGTCAGTCTTAATTTGAATCTTAACAATTATTACTAGGTAGTTGATAATGAATTTGTGGTCTATGGATGTGTATGTAGTCATAATAATGCCACATAGGAAGGGGAAGATACTAATAGAAAGCTGAGAACCAAGTTTATCTTTGGCTAATCTTTGTTCTGAGTTAGTCTCTTCATAGTGATATAAGATTGACTGCAGGACCAATATAGAATGTTGCAATTGCACGTACTGAGGAATGCAGTGTAGTTAAAATTGTTATAAGCACTGAGGTGCAGCACAAAAGGATCCACCGCTTTTGCCCCCTTCATGTGAGGTCCATTTTGTTGGGCACACGCTTGTTGCACTTAAGCCTGTGCCTTGTTTGAAGTGAGAGTTTAGAATAGTGGTTGCTTTGTTGCAATTGGTTTCATCCATAAGGATATTGCAGTCTTCTTGTTTTTCATTTAGACTTCTACAGATTCCCAGTTGTTGTCTTTTGCTTTGGGACTCTGATATTTCGGATTTTCCACTTTCGCCtaatgagatatgtaatcctaatTCTGCAATAGTGATCCTCACAGACAGGATCTTTACACTATTTTATCATAGTCTTCAACAGATGAGCTTTTGGACTATCCTGTTTCTACTTGCCTGCTGTATCTTTTTTGTCTTATTATACATTAATTCTTTCTTTACAGAACTCAAATTCATTCCTGCATCATATACTTCTCAAAATGACTACAAtttgtcttctttttttttttcaattttttccaATATtctattatcattttttttattattcttttCTGCCTTCGAATTTGATTACGGGTTTTCCTCCCATCTTTATATATGTTTACTATTTTATCTATTGTCTTTCTTTACCTAAATTTAATTACTCATTATTTatcatttattaatattttttttgaaatatCATTTATTAATATTAGTTGTAGTAATTTTCTGTaatattttaatgaattaattttaaaattttgtgtcTTGCTTCAATCAAGTGAGCTTCTTTTTGGGTGCTCTGCACTTCAAGCGATAAGAATACACATTGCCTTAAGTTTGCTTTTCACTTTTGACTGCCTTGGAAATGCAAAGATGCTAGGTGAAGATTTCCTTGGGGTAAGAGATGATGGAAATTCAACAATGTTTGTCTAAGGCATCCCCATTGTTGTATTTTCACCGTTGTGTAAATGAAGCTTTGTTCTTGAAGAGACTACGAGGATAGAATTTGAACATGCGAACCTTGTTTAGTTAGCCTCAAATCCTGTGGCATGCATTGTAGTCCAGACATGATATTCCTTCAAATCCTGTGGGAATAAATTGATAGTTGTATTTCAAATTGAAGCCCAAGGATACCATAGAAGTCATGCGAAATAAATTAATGATGATCTTGAGTGTCCTGGAAAGTTTTCTTAATTGCTAGTTCTTCTGTGCATAATTCAGTTAACAGGAACCTCGTTGGGGTGGGTTTTATGTCGACTGAACAGAAGAAGAAGCTGCTTTGGGGGAACAAAAAGAGCACAGCTTCAGAAGAGGTATTTCTGATCATCTCTTTATATTTTAGCCTGTAGATCCATTCTGCCACCAACATGGGCTGATTCTTctagataaatgatgttgaattcctttttcctgttTTACAGTCTGGACACCGGTGGGACACTGCACTGTTTGGTGATCGTGAAAGACAAGAAAAGTTCAACAAACTCATGGTAAATCTTGTTTCCTTTGCCTCAGTTCTTTCTGCTTTATCAGTAGTTCTGTTGTCGAATTACGTGAGAATGAAAAATCAAAGAGAAGCCATTATTGCATGATTATGCATGAACTGTTCTCTCAGTTAGTTCGCATACTAACACAGTTTTAGAGTCTGAGGTTGCCTTGGTACCTATGGCCAATTGTAGGGTGTAAAGGGCGATGTGAAGGTAGAGCAAACCGACAACGAAGATGGCAATGGTCGTCTCCAGGCAGAGAAGCAGAAGGAAGTCCAGATGGATTTAGAGAAGCAGTACACTGCTGGTCTTCGACGAAGAGATGGCCGCACTGTTGGATTGGGTCTTTGAGTGTCTCTGTAAGATCATTTTGCACTCTCACAACAATACTTTCTGACATTTTGTTGTTCTCTTTTGCGAGAATCATGACTCTCATGGCTTTGTGCTCTTGTAATGTTGGAGAGAACATGCAATTTATTTCTGGACGTATCATAGTTCTGCAAAATGGTTTGTTTGTGGTCTCTGAAGTGGTTCAATGAGCATGTAAAATACTTCCAATGAGTGATGCTGATTCTTGCCTTGACCATGAGTAGACCTGGCAATGTCAAATGGGtttgggtttttgggtcataaaTGAGACACGATTAATATAAGGATTTAATTGGATAAGAGTCGCTTAATTTGATAAGTTATGTTCATTTTTTTAATCTGGTTA
It encodes:
- the LOC110653730 gene encoding uncharacterized protein LOC110653730 isoform X1, which codes for MDSNMQSPTPDNVETKAAFRKPSNHVANRKYRRRSPADGSSSSEGSPKSERGTSPFSSRGDPAKASERQHRRKDEREYRDSGRSQSGKDSYRHSDRYSSRNSHGYSRHDEYSRHEKRADDEERHYQGSSHSGMESRRAGHSDHTREESERGRSRDYVRNVDKYSRDRYDGSGHRSKDKERDSFSLDRQKFRDKDSSPDRAGSGRKHTLTTSEDKDRDRHRQDRDGWDEKRNYHRSSGDYKSDRRNDSGRDHDVHRYRDSYKDDQKDLNGQKEKKKHDDWDANRDKDRYEQNEDKPVFGSEKQESIAKKPRLFSSERDADYNKDGDEKQSSKQVGVDAKVIGGEAHVNNSEGANDLNAAKVAAMKAAELVNRNLVGVGFMSTEQKKKLLWGNKKSTASEESGHRWDTALFGDRERQEKFNKLMSLRLPWYLWPIVGCKGRCEGRANRQRRWQWSSPGREAEGSPDGFREAVHCWSSTKRWPHCWIGSLSVSVRSFCTLTTILSDILLFSFARIMTLMALCSCNVGENMQFISGRIIVLQNGLFVVSEVVQ
- the LOC110653730 gene encoding uncharacterized protein LOC110653730 isoform X2, producing MDSNMQSPTPDNVETKAAFRKPSNHVANRKYRRRSPADGSSSSEGSPKSERGTSPFSSRGDPAKASERQHRRKDEREYRDSGRSQSGKDSYRHSDRYSSRNSHGYSRHDEYSRHEKRADDEERHYQGSSHSGMESRRAGHSDHTREESERGRSRDYVRNVDKYSRDRYDGSGHRSKDKERDSFSLDRQKFRDKDSSPDRAGSGRKHTLTTSEDKDRDRHRQDRDGWDEKRNYHRSSGDYKSDRRNDSGRDHDVHRYRDSYKDDQKDLNGQKEKKKHDDWDANRDKDRYEQNEDKPVFGSEKQESIAKKPRLFSSERDADYNKDGDEKQSSKQVGVDAKVIGGEAHVNNSEGANDLNAAKVAAMKAAELVNRNLVGVGFMSTEQKKKLLWGNKKSTASEESGHRWDTALFGDRERQEKFNKLMGVKGDVKVEQTDNEDGNGRLQAEKQKEVQMDLEKQYTAGLRRRDGRTVGLGL